The nucleotide sequence GCATATTACGACGAGGCGCAGGAGACGATGCCGGCGGCGAAGCGGGCCCAGGCGCAGCGGGAGATGCTGCGCGCGACGGTGCTCCACGCCTACGAGCACGCTCCGGCGACCCGGCGGAAGATGGACGACGCGGGCGTTCGCCCGGGGGACGTGAAGGAGCCTGCCGACCTGCGCAGGATTCCGCTCACCCGGAAGGCGGACCTCAAGCATATCCAGAAGGGGGAGCCGCCGTTCGGGGGCCTGGCCGCCGTTCCGCCCGAGGCGATGCGCCGCATCTACGTCTCCCCGGGGCCGACGTTCGACCCGGAAGGCCGCGACGCGACCCACTGGCGCTGGGAGAAGCCGTTCATCGCCGCGGGATTCCGCGAGGGCGACATCGTCCAGAACACCTTCATGTACCACTTTTCGCCGGCAGGCCTTATGTTCGACGAGGCGCTCGTGCGGATCGGCTGCACCGTCATCCCCGCGGGGGTGGGGAACACCGAGCTGCAGGCGCAGGTGATGAAGGAGCTGAACGTCACCGGCTACATCGGGACGCCGTCGTTCCTCATGACCATCCTCGAAAAGGCGAAGGAGATGGGGTACACCTCCGGCGACGGCCTGTCGCTCCAGGTCGGCATGGTGACCGGCGAAATGTTCCCGGAGTCCCTGCGGGCGAGGTTCCGGGACGAGTTCGGCGTGCAGGTCCGCCAGTGCTACGGCACGGCCGACGTTGGGTCGCTGGGTTACGAATGCCACGAAGCGAAAGGGATGCACGTCCCCGACGAGATCCTCCTCGAGATGATCGATCCCGCCACGGGCGATCCCGTCCCGCCCGGCGCCATCGGCGAAGTGGTCGTGACGCTGCCCAACCGGACGTATCCGCTCGTGCGGTTCGCCACCGGGGACCTCTCCATCCTCACCGAAGAACCGTGCCCCTGCGGGCGCACCTCCCCCCGGCTGCTGAAGCTGGTGGGCCGCGTCGACCAGGTCACGAAGGTCAAGGGGATGTTCGTCCACCCCGAGCAGGTCACTCAGCTGGCGACGCAGGTCGCAGAGATCGCCTCCGCCCAGTTTGTCGTCACCCGGACCGATCACGACGACCACATGGAGATGCGGATCGTCCTCAAAAATCCCGCCGCCGCGTCGGACGCGCTGATCGCCCGCATCGTCGATACGGCCCGCGCGATCACCCGCCTCCGGGGCGAGGTCCGGTTCATCTCGGCCGCCGAGGTGGAGGAGCCGGAGAAGAAGATCATCGACAAACGGAAGTGGGACTGAGAGCATTGTCCGACATGCCGAGCACGGGAGGGGACCATGGGCGCCGCCACGCTGAACCAGCACCTTGAAAAGCACCTCCGGGTGAGCACTTTTCCCCTGGGGATCAAGTCGCTGAAACCCGGGGAGCCGCTCCCCGACAAGGTGAAAATTCCCTTGAAGCACCTGGGCGTGAAGGTGGCCATCTGCCAGGCCATCTCGATCGCCCGCAGGTACGGCTGGACGATGGCGTTTTCCGGGGAGGACCTCTCGTGCCCCATCGCCAAGGCGGCGTTCGGCTTCGAGGAGCGCAACGACTATTACACCTCCGGGGGGCTTGCCGACGGGATGTACGCCTCGTGCAGGGAAGCGGGGGCGGCATTCGAAAACGCCCTCGCCAAGTACGACATCGGCGAGTACGCCCACGTGGTCGCCGGCCCCTTGAGCCGCGTAAACTTCGTCCCCGACACCGTGCTCGTCTACGGCAACTCCGCCCAGGTGCTGCGGCTCCTGAACGCGGTCCTCTACAAGCGGGGAGGATCTCTCCAAAGCGACTTCTCGGGCCGGGGCGACTGCACCGATATCGTCATCAAGGGGAAGAAGACCGGCGAGCCGCAGGTGATCCTGCCGTGCTACGGCGACCGGATCTTCGCGATGACCGGGGACGACGAGATGGCGTTCACCTTCCCCTTCGACCGCTCCGAAGAGGTCGTCGAGGGATTGGAGAAGACCCACGCCGGCGGAGTCCGATATCCTATCCCCATCTACCTGCGCTTCCAGGCCGACTTCCCCAAATCCTACCAGGAGCTGGAGAAGATCTGGCAGGAGTCGAAGAAGTAAGCGTGTACACGCTGACGCCGGCGGACGA is from Candidatus Deferrimicrobium sp. and encodes:
- a CDS encoding DUF169 domain-containing protein; amino-acid sequence: MGAATLNQHLEKHLRVSTFPLGIKSLKPGEPLPDKVKIPLKHLGVKVAICQAISIARRYGWTMAFSGEDLSCPIAKAAFGFEERNDYYTSGGLADGMYASCREAGAAFENALAKYDIGEYAHVVAGPLSRVNFVPDTVLVYGNSAQVLRLLNAVLYKRGGSLQSDFSGRGDCTDIVIKGKKTGEPQVILPCYGDRIFAMTGDDEMAFTFPFDRSEEVVEGLEKTHAGGVRYPIPIYLRFQADFPKSYQELEKIWQESKK
- a CDS encoding phenylacetate--CoA ligase family protein — translated: MNDRKTAYYDEAQETMPAAKRAQAQREMLRATVLHAYEHAPATRRKMDDAGVRPGDVKEPADLRRIPLTRKADLKHIQKGEPPFGGLAAVPPEAMRRIYVSPGPTFDPEGRDATHWRWEKPFIAAGFREGDIVQNTFMYHFSPAGLMFDEALVRIGCTVIPAGVGNTELQAQVMKELNVTGYIGTPSFLMTILEKAKEMGYTSGDGLSLQVGMVTGEMFPESLRARFRDEFGVQVRQCYGTADVGSLGYECHEAKGMHVPDEILLEMIDPATGDPVPPGAIGEVVVTLPNRTYPLVRFATGDLSILTEEPCPCGRTSPRLLKLVGRVDQVTKVKGMFVHPEQVTQLATQVAEIASAQFVVTRTDHDDHMEMRIVLKNPAAASDALIARIVDTARAITRLRGEVRFISAAEVEEPEKKIIDKRKWD